The following proteins are encoded in a genomic region of Desulfosporosinus youngiae DSM 17734:
- the gcvPA gene encoding aminomethyl-transferring glycine dehydrogenase subunit GcvPA, translated as MNFIPNTDSQNERLLARIGVKSVEELFADVPKEVRLQRPLAIKGGMSEQELVKHVKGLADLNKTVEGYSSYLGAGAYEHYIPSFIDQLLLRSEFYTAYTPYQPEISQGTLQAIYEYQTLVCELTGMDVTNASMYDGASALAEAALMTCDATRREKVLVLQTVHPEYREVLKTYLPPRGVELVEIPFKDGVIDQQALEAALQEDIAGVLVQNPNFFGSIEKAEEIVRLAHAKGALVVMSVNPVSLGLLKSPGECGADIVVGEGQPFGNSLNFGGPYLGFLSCRDKFVRRMPGRIVGATTDKNGKKGYVLTLQAREQHIRREKATSNICSNEALCALAFTMHLSALGKTGVKELAYLNLQNAHYAAQEIAKIPGMNLAFSNPFFHEFVIVSTIDPAKINSVLLEDKIIGGLDLGRFYPELDHHLLYCVTETKSKADIDRLVARLGAIQ; from the coding sequence ATGAACTTTATACCGAATACGGACAGCCAAAATGAGCGGCTCTTAGCCCGTATTGGGGTTAAGTCCGTTGAAGAACTCTTTGCAGATGTTCCCAAAGAAGTCCGGTTGCAGCGTCCTTTGGCGATTAAAGGAGGAATGTCGGAGCAGGAATTGGTGAAACATGTCAAAGGTCTGGCAGATTTAAATAAAACCGTAGAAGGATACAGCTCATATCTCGGTGCCGGAGCTTATGAACATTACATTCCTAGTTTCATCGATCAATTGCTGCTGCGTTCTGAATTTTACACAGCTTATACACCTTACCAACCAGAAATTAGTCAAGGAACCCTGCAGGCGATTTATGAATATCAGACCTTAGTCTGTGAACTGACCGGAATGGATGTCACCAACGCTTCTATGTATGATGGTGCATCGGCTTTGGCAGAAGCAGCCCTTATGACTTGTGACGCTACCCGCCGGGAAAAAGTACTCGTCCTGCAAACCGTGCATCCAGAATATCGTGAGGTTTTAAAAACCTATCTGCCGCCCCGGGGTGTAGAACTTGTTGAGATTCCTTTTAAAGATGGTGTCATAGATCAACAGGCCTTGGAAGCGGCGCTTCAAGAGGATATTGCGGGTGTACTTGTTCAAAACCCGAACTTTTTTGGCAGTATTGAAAAGGCTGAAGAAATTGTCCGGTTGGCTCATGCCAAAGGGGCTCTCGTGGTCATGTCAGTCAATCCGGTTTCTTTAGGATTACTAAAGTCCCCAGGAGAATGCGGTGCGGATATCGTGGTAGGTGAAGGGCAGCCTTTCGGTAATTCTCTTAATTTTGGGGGACCTTATTTAGGATTTTTATCTTGTCGTGATAAATTTGTCCGCAGAATGCCAGGACGGATTGTTGGAGCAACGACAGACAAAAATGGGAAAAAAGGATATGTCTTAACTCTTCAAGCCCGCGAACAGCATATTCGAAGGGAAAAAGCTACCTCAAACATTTGCTCTAATGAGGCACTTTGTGCGCTCGCTTTTACGATGCATCTGAGTGCTTTGGGGAAAACCGGGGTCAAAGAACTGGCCTATCTAAATTTGCAGAATGCTCATTATGCTGCTCAGGAAATTGCTAAGATTCCAGGAATGAACCTGGCTTTCTCGAATCCGTTCTTCCATGAATTTGTCATTGTATCAACGATTGATCCGGCTAAAATAAACTCAGTGCTCCTGGAAGATAAAATCATCGGAGGCCTTGATCTGGGGCGTTTTTACCCTGAACTTGATCATCATCTCCTTTACTGTGTGACTGAAACGAAGTCTAAAGCTGATATTGACCGGCTCGTGGCCAGATTGGGGGCAATTCAATGA
- the gcvH gene encoding glycine cleavage system protein GcvH has product MNPVELKYSKDHEYARVEGNVVTFGITDHAQHSLGDVVFVELPEEGDTVTAGKSYGTVESVKAVSDIIAAVSGKVVEVNTQVMDSPDLLNSDPYGEGWLIKVEADDLSPLDSMMTADGYETFLAQEEH; this is encoded by the coding sequence ATGAATCCAGTAGAATTGAAGTATAGCAAAGATCATGAGTATGCAAGAGTTGAGGGAAATGTCGTTACGTTTGGAATTACGGATCATGCGCAGCATAGCCTTGGGGATGTCGTATTTGTTGAGCTTCCTGAAGAGGGCGACACCGTAACGGCTGGTAAATCCTATGGTACGGTGGAATCTGTAAAAGCGGTCTCCGATATTATTGCCGCGGTTAGCGGGAAAGTTGTGGAAGTGAATACTCAGGTCATGGATTCCCCTGATTTGCTCAACTCTGATCCTTATGGTGAAGGCTGGCTGATTAAAGTCGAAGCGGATGACTTATCCCCTCTTGATAGTATGATGACGGCAGACGGATATGAAACGTTTTTGGCACAGGAGGAGCACTAG
- the gcvT gene encoding glycine cleavage system aminomethyltransferase GcvT, translating into MVEAKRTPLYEEHLSAKAKLIDFGGWEMPVQYAGVIDEHHAVRTKAGLFDVSHMGEVDVRGEEALAFVQMLITNDAGKLEDGKILYSPMCYPNGGIVDDLLVYRYDPQHFFLVVNASNTDKDYAWMLEQAKNFKVVVENVSDKYAQLALQGPLSESILQRITKVNLAQIKYYSFTHGQIDGVECLISRTGYTGEDGFEIYFSPEYGRQLWRKILEAGASDGVQPIGLGARDTLRFEARLPLYGNELGAEITPLEAGLGIFVKLDKAEFIGKEVLQAQKEQGVPRKLVGLEMIERGIARSHYPLQKDGQEIGFVTSGSFSPTLNKNIALGLIRAELAVQGEILDVMIRGKAVKAKIIPSLFYKRG; encoded by the coding sequence ATGGTTGAGGCTAAACGAACTCCACTTTATGAAGAACATTTGTCTGCAAAAGCTAAACTGATTGACTTTGGCGGTTGGGAAATGCCTGTTCAGTATGCGGGGGTTATAGATGAACATCATGCGGTTCGTACAAAGGCAGGCCTGTTTGATGTTTCGCATATGGGAGAGGTGGATGTGCGTGGAGAAGAGGCATTGGCTTTTGTCCAAATGCTGATTACCAATGATGCTGGCAAACTTGAGGATGGGAAGATCCTTTATTCACCTATGTGTTATCCGAATGGCGGAATTGTTGACGATTTACTGGTTTATCGCTATGATCCTCAGCATTTTTTCTTAGTGGTTAACGCTTCGAATACGGATAAGGATTATGCCTGGATGTTAGAACAAGCCAAGAACTTTAAGGTTGTTGTGGAGAATGTTTCTGATAAATATGCCCAACTAGCGTTACAAGGGCCTCTGTCAGAATCTATTTTACAACGTATCACAAAGGTTAATCTTGCCCAAATTAAATACTATAGTTTTACACATGGACAAATTGATGGGGTTGAATGCCTGATTTCCAGGACGGGATATACAGGAGAAGATGGGTTTGAAATTTACTTTTCTCCCGAGTATGGGCGACAATTATGGCGAAAGATATTAGAGGCCGGTGCTTCGGATGGAGTACAGCCGATAGGTTTAGGCGCTCGTGATACCTTACGCTTTGAAGCTCGTCTCCCTTTGTACGGAAATGAGTTAGGTGCTGAAATTACGCCACTTGAAGCAGGTCTTGGAATTTTTGTCAAGCTTGATAAAGCGGAATTTATAGGGAAGGAAGTACTCCAGGCTCAGAAAGAACAAGGAGTTCCCCGTAAACTGGTAGGGCTGGAGATGATTGAACGAGGAATTGCCCGTTCTCATTACCCATTACAAAAAGACGGACAAGAAATTGGCTTTGTCACATCTGGTTCCTTCTCCCCGACCTTAAATAAAAACATAGCTTTAGGTTTGATTCGTGCAGAATTAGCAGTTCAAGGGGAAATTCTCGACGTTATGATTCGTGGAAAAGCAGTGAAAGCTAAGATTATTCCTTCTTTGTTCTATAAGCGAGGCTAA
- the ileS gene encoding isoleucine--tRNA ligase, whose protein sequence is MDYRDTLNLPETDFPMRGNLPKKEPEILKAWEEEKLYEKVQKAREGRPKFILHDGPPYANGDIHLGHAINKVLKDIIVKYKTMMGFDAPYVPGWDTHGLPIEQQVIKKLGVNRHAVSALEFRQKCKDYAEKYVGIQREEFKRLGVRGDWDHPYLTLQKEYEAAQIGVFGDMTKKGYIYKGLKPVYWCPSCETALAEAEIEYADKPATAIYVKFAVRNGLSVLTEENTFVVIWTTTPWTLPANLAISVHPELTYAVVSAQQEHWVVAEGMLDSLRSLWQLELPVERTLTGKELEGVLCKNPLMDRDSMVICGEHVTLEAGTGCVHTAPAHGEDDFLVGKQYGLPVLCPVDHRGKFTSEGGAYAGLKTEKANPVIVEDLKGTGDLVLEETIKHSYPHCWRCKSPIIFRATEQWFASIDGFRQAALDEIEKVRWIPAWGRDRIFNMIADRGDWCISRQRTWGVPIPIFYCEDCGNVLVNDQTIAKVQDFFRQEGSDAWFAHSPAELLPEGTACECGGTKFRKETDIMDVWFDSGTSHAGVLKQRAELAWPADLYLEGSDQHRGWFNSSLSTSVAAFGQAPYRNVLTHGFVVDEQGRKMSKSLGNGVDPLKVVQELGADILRLWVSSVDYKNDVAASPRIMKQMSEAYRKIRNTMRFLLSNLNDFDPAKDKVSYQELQEIDRWALLKLSKVVERVLLGYESYEFHWAYHTIHNFCTIELSAVYLDIAKDRLYVEGKTSLLRRSAQTVLYEVLDALVRLLAPILSFMTEEIWPYIPGEKTTENVQMAEMPKVNPEWMNEEIAVLWDQILELRADVSKVLEKARQEKLINHPLTAQVDLYPTEDQFEFLQKVPNLAEVFIVSNLTVHGPREKRPEGVQPAEGHEGLGILVLPAKGEKCERCWMFHEEVGKDEEHPTICPRCSTVLSERKNQ, encoded by the coding sequence ATGGATTATCGCGATACATTAAACCTACCTGAAACTGATTTCCCGATGCGAGGAAATCTTCCTAAAAAGGAACCTGAAATCCTCAAAGCTTGGGAAGAAGAAAAGCTTTATGAAAAAGTACAGAAAGCCCGGGAAGGACGACCTAAATTTATCCTTCATGATGGTCCGCCCTATGCGAACGGAGATATTCATCTTGGGCATGCCATCAATAAAGTCTTGAAAGATATCATTGTCAAATACAAAACCATGATGGGTTTTGATGCGCCTTATGTGCCGGGATGGGATACCCATGGGCTTCCTATTGAGCAACAAGTTATTAAGAAATTAGGAGTCAACCGTCATGCGGTCTCGGCTCTGGAATTTCGGCAGAAATGTAAAGATTATGCTGAGAAATATGTCGGGATTCAACGTGAGGAATTTAAGCGGCTTGGAGTGCGCGGGGATTGGGACCATCCTTATCTGACGCTGCAAAAAGAGTACGAGGCCGCTCAAATCGGAGTTTTTGGGGATATGACCAAGAAAGGTTATATTTATAAGGGGTTAAAACCTGTCTACTGGTGCCCTTCTTGTGAGACGGCACTGGCTGAGGCTGAAATAGAATACGCAGATAAACCCGCTACAGCGATTTACGTTAAATTTGCAGTACGCAATGGGTTGAGTGTCCTTACCGAAGAAAATACATTTGTCGTTATTTGGACGACGACTCCTTGGACCTTGCCCGCAAACTTGGCGATCAGTGTACATCCTGAGTTGACTTATGCTGTGGTCAGTGCTCAGCAAGAACACTGGGTGGTTGCTGAGGGAATGCTGGATTCTTTACGATCTTTATGGCAATTGGAACTGCCGGTTGAGAGGACTCTCACTGGTAAGGAACTTGAAGGAGTCTTATGCAAAAATCCGCTCATGGATCGTGACTCCATGGTCATCTGCGGAGAACATGTCACCTTAGAAGCGGGTACAGGCTGTGTTCACACCGCACCGGCCCACGGGGAAGATGACTTCTTAGTTGGTAAGCAATATGGGCTGCCCGTCTTATGCCCGGTTGATCATCGAGGAAAGTTCACGTCAGAAGGTGGGGCCTATGCCGGACTTAAGACAGAAAAGGCGAATCCTGTGATCGTAGAAGATCTTAAGGGCACCGGAGATCTTGTTCTTGAAGAAACGATCAAACATAGTTATCCTCATTGTTGGCGCTGCAAGAGCCCGATTATCTTCCGGGCAACTGAACAATGGTTTGCTTCCATTGATGGCTTTCGTCAAGCGGCCTTGGATGAGATTGAGAAGGTTCGCTGGATTCCTGCCTGGGGAAGAGACCGGATCTTTAACATGATCGCAGATCGAGGAGACTGGTGTATTTCCCGACAAAGGACTTGGGGGGTTCCTATTCCTATTTTCTATTGTGAAGATTGCGGAAATGTGTTGGTGAACGACCAAACCATAGCAAAGGTTCAGGACTTTTTCCGTCAAGAAGGGTCAGATGCTTGGTTTGCCCATTCGCCTGCGGAATTGCTGCCTGAAGGAACCGCTTGTGAGTGCGGCGGTACGAAATTCCGCAAGGAGACGGATATTATGGACGTTTGGTTTGATTCCGGAACGAGCCATGCCGGCGTCTTAAAGCAGCGGGCTGAGCTTGCCTGGCCAGCGGATCTCTACCTGGAAGGGTCAGATCAGCACCGTGGCTGGTTCAATTCATCGTTATCAACTTCAGTTGCTGCTTTTGGTCAAGCACCTTATCGAAATGTGCTTACTCATGGTTTCGTCGTTGATGAGCAAGGTCGCAAGATGTCAAAATCTCTGGGCAATGGAGTCGATCCTCTTAAGGTTGTTCAGGAATTAGGTGCGGACATTCTGCGGCTCTGGGTAAGTTCCGTGGATTATAAAAATGATGTTGCTGCTTCTCCGCGTATTATGAAGCAAATGTCTGAAGCCTATCGTAAAATTCGTAATACCATGCGTTTCCTGCTAAGTAACCTCAATGATTTCGATCCGGCCAAAGATAAGGTGAGTTATCAAGAACTTCAGGAAATTGATCGCTGGGCTTTGCTTAAGCTATCTAAAGTCGTTGAACGGGTTCTGCTTGGATATGAGAGTTATGAATTCCATTGGGCTTATCATACCATTCATAATTTCTGTACCATTGAATTAAGTGCTGTTTATCTGGATATTGCTAAGGACAGACTTTATGTTGAAGGAAAAACATCCCTCCTTCGCCGCTCTGCCCAAACGGTCTTATACGAGGTTCTGGACGCCCTGGTCCGTCTCTTAGCTCCGATCTTGTCGTTCATGACTGAAGAAATCTGGCCGTATATACCGGGTGAAAAGACCACGGAAAATGTCCAAATGGCAGAAATGCCCAAGGTGAATCCGGAGTGGATGAATGAGGAGATTGCTGTTCTTTGGGATCAGATCTTAGAGCTGCGGGCGGATGTTTCTAAAGTCTTAGAAAAAGCTCGTCAGGAAAAATTAATTAATCATCCCTTGACCGCCCAAGTGGATCTTTATCCTACGGAAGATCAGTTTGAGTTCTTGCAAAAGGTTCCCAACCTTGCAGAAGTCTTTATCGTTTCCAACTTGACTGTGCACGGACCCCGGGAAAAAAGGCCTGAGGGTGTACAGCCTGCGGAAGGGCACGAGGGTTTAGGGATTCTCGTACTGCCGGCTAAAGGGGAAAAATGTGAACGCTGCTGGATGTTCCATGAGGAAGTTGGTAAGGATGAAGAGCATCCGACAATTTGCCCACGCTGCAGTACGGTTCTATCAGAGAGAAAAAACCAGTAG
- a CDS encoding DivIVA domain-containing protein: MEMTPLDIRNKTFRKGIRGFQCEEVEKFLENVSQEFESAYTENFELREKANRLEAEISHFREIENTLQQTLVLAQKTAEDVKEAARQEAALILREAEHQKLSKVSEAQEKWERIQEEIQSLSRKRDLLRTQLKSFLLAHLDLEALQEKNEGIA; the protein is encoded by the coding sequence ATGGAAATGACACCTCTCGATATTCGAAATAAAACATTTCGCAAAGGCATTCGGGGCTTTCAATGTGAAGAAGTGGAAAAGTTTCTTGAGAACGTCAGTCAAGAATTTGAATCAGCCTATACTGAAAATTTTGAACTCCGAGAAAAAGCGAATAGGCTGGAAGCAGAAATCAGCCATTTTCGTGAAATCGAGAACACTTTACAACAGACGCTGGTGTTAGCTCAAAAAACCGCTGAAGATGTTAAAGAGGCGGCACGTCAAGAGGCAGCACTTATACTACGTGAGGCAGAGCATCAAAAACTGAGTAAAGTTTCTGAAGCACAGGAAAAGTGGGAAAGAATACAGGAAGAGATCCAGAGTCTTTCAAGAAAACGTGATTTATTGCGCACACAGCTGAAGTCTTTTCTGTTAGCCCACTTAGATCTGGAAGCTTTACAGGAGAAGAATGAAGGCATAGCTTAA
- a CDS encoding RNA-binding protein: MKQSIDRSILRFWDEKEVRLEAAHLLDQINMVLNGGGQQVTPFLSLAMRDWSEAVLHKVHLEHLAEGGFPEAERVRILIGSRGEILASEDAQISILSVRPKDSRAQLAHPQILGSLMGLGFRRDVFGDIQVGRSGFYVATTSEIAPFLLNHWTQAGREKIEVLLANGEPDLLPDKGEERRITVNSSRLDAVIANAFKVSRSTAQELIIQGKVRRGGIVVSKADTEAQPDDMISCRGYGRIKLLESTQTRKERIAWQIILFRSQRH, from the coding sequence ATGAAGCAGTCAATCGATCGAAGTATCCTAAGATTTTGGGATGAAAAAGAGGTACGTCTGGAAGCAGCGCATCTGTTGGATCAGATAAATATGGTGCTGAATGGAGGAGGTCAACAGGTTACTCCATTTTTAAGCCTTGCTATGCGTGATTGGTCTGAAGCCGTTCTGCATAAGGTACACTTAGAGCATCTGGCGGAGGGAGGGTTCCCAGAGGCAGAACGGGTTAGAATTCTTATAGGTTCCAGGGGGGAAATTCTGGCTTCTGAAGATGCTCAAATTTCTATACTATCGGTTCGGCCTAAGGATTCCCGTGCTCAACTTGCACATCCCCAGATACTGGGATCTCTCATGGGACTAGGCTTTAGAAGGGATGTTTTTGGAGATATCCAGGTTGGGAGGAGTGGCTTTTATGTTGCAACGACCTCAGAAATTGCTCCCTTTTTGTTAAACCACTGGACCCAGGCGGGACGCGAGAAAATTGAGGTTCTGCTTGCTAACGGTGAACCGGACTTGCTGCCTGATAAGGGTGAAGAGCGGCGTATTACCGTTAATTCATCACGCCTGGATGCGGTAATCGCTAATGCTTTTAAAGTATCGAGGAGTACGGCACAGGAATTGATAATTCAAGGTAAGGTCAGAAGAGGGGGCATTGTGGTGTCCAAAGCGGATACGGAAGCTCAGCCTGATGATATGATCTCTTGCCGGGGGTATGGGCGAATTAAGCTTTTGGAAAGCACTCAGACGCGCAAAGAACGAATAGCATGGCAAATCATACTTTTCCGGTCACAACGGCATTAG
- a CDS encoding YggT family protein, which yields MITILIYAIFIRVILSWFGPKLSPHNNKLVSVIYDITDPLIKPFQRFQIGNASMGLDFSPIFAILALNIIQWLLSQIFYR from the coding sequence GTGATTACCATTTTGATATACGCAATTTTTATCAGGGTAATTTTATCGTGGTTTGGCCCCAAATTATCTCCGCACAACAATAAATTAGTCAGTGTTATCTATGACATTACAGACCCGCTCATCAAGCCGTTTCAACGGTTTCAAATAGGTAATGCATCAATGGGATTGGATTTTTCTCCAATCTTTGCGATCCTTGCCCTGAATATCATTCAATGGCTTTTAAGCCAGATTTTTTATAGATGA
- a CDS encoding cell division protein SepF translates to MAKLLDKVIGIMGFADEEPEEELFEENEREKNVQEEVRTSRKNAPVVSIHTQKQMRVVVMEPNSFEEAQSIADQLKNRRPVIVNLENAEKVLAKRIVDFISGTTYALNGNMQKVGNGIFLFVPTNVDISGEMRDELKDKGLFWPGSKLGRD, encoded by the coding sequence ATGGCCAAGTTATTAGATAAAGTTATTGGAATTATGGGATTTGCCGATGAGGAACCGGAAGAGGAACTTTTCGAAGAAAATGAACGTGAGAAAAATGTTCAGGAAGAGGTGCGAACTAGCCGTAAAAATGCGCCGGTTGTAAGTATACATACACAAAAGCAAATGAGAGTTGTTGTTATGGAACCAAATTCCTTTGAAGAAGCTCAGAGCATAGCTGATCAGCTTAAAAACCGTCGTCCTGTTATTGTTAATCTTGAGAATGCGGAAAAGGTGTTAGCAAAACGGATTGTTGATTTTATTAGCGGGACAACTTATGCCTTAAATGGCAACATGCAAAAGGTGGGAAACGGTATTTTCTTGTTTGTACCAACTAACGTCGACATTTCCGGAGAGATGAGAGACGAACTGAAGGACAAGGGCTTATTTTGGCCCGGTTCAAAATTAGGGAGGGATTAG
- a CDS encoding YggS family pyridoxal phosphate-dependent enzyme — translation MLAKTGVEQRLIEVRQRIAQAAARSKRDPRAIRLLAVSKTQPVRSIEEAYQAGQRTFAENRVQEWLEKAPDLPKDCQWHLVGRLQTNKVKYLDQNVAMIHSLDRLSLLETLNEQGERRGIVWTTLVQVNIARDPAKAGLMPEEVPDFLNSVRDCPHVRVQGVMTIGALEASLSETQGYFRQLRELRDTLQARKWPGVDLQELSMGMSQDFELAIEEGATFVRVGRQIFGERN, via the coding sequence ATGCTGGCAAAAACGGGCGTTGAGCAACGCTTAATTGAGGTTCGTCAGAGGATAGCCCAAGCTGCAGCTCGAAGTAAAAGAGACCCGAGGGCTATCCGATTGTTGGCTGTATCTAAGACCCAACCAGTTAGGAGTATAGAAGAGGCTTATCAGGCAGGACAACGAACCTTCGCAGAAAATCGTGTTCAAGAATGGCTGGAGAAAGCGCCTGATCTTCCCAAGGATTGTCAATGGCATCTGGTGGGCAGGCTTCAAACTAATAAGGTTAAGTATTTAGATCAAAACGTTGCAATGATTCATTCTTTGGATAGACTTTCCTTGTTGGAAACACTTAACGAGCAAGGAGAACGACGGGGGATTGTCTGGACGACATTAGTTCAGGTTAATATTGCCCGAGACCCTGCCAAGGCAGGACTTATGCCAGAGGAAGTTCCAGATTTCTTAAATTCAGTTAGGGATTGTCCTCATGTCCGGGTTCAAGGGGTTATGACTATCGGCGCTTTAGAAGCCAGTTTATCGGAAACTCAAGGTTATTTTCGACAGCTTCGGGAATTGCGTGATACTTTGCAAGCTCGAAAATGGCCCGGAGTTGATTTGCAGGAACTTTCTATGGGAATGAGTCAAGACTTTGAATTGGCTATTGAAGAAGGGGCAACCTTTGTTCGTGTAGGTCGCCAGATTTTCGGCGAACGTAATTAG
- a CDS encoding HlyD family efflux transporter periplasmic adaptor subunit: MEGKRRKPNHWFWGILFIVMVGGVVWCYRSTFISGTIKFAAAQTGTINHERRAAATFANQESIVLAPFAGKVQYIGEDGQRIRRGEPVATVLPEGAAPGTKEYAQNMTITAAMGGLFFRQSDGLESILTGQNLITMDLNKLLTQPATVKMGVETVQAGEVIGKIVNNLIPTVAFLELPDIDGLTDGKSIRLTVGTQTVSAKILRRSDQPKGVIVQFPHYIDGTGLQRRQEVSWIYRSPTNGVLIPKTALWTKGEELGAFVWSEGVVQFRKVKVLDEDDEWACIENLPSGIPVVTTPRDGLEGLAAKVKNI, translated from the coding sequence ATGGAGGGGAAAAGGAGAAAACCCAATCATTGGTTTTGGGGTATTTTGTTCATTGTTATGGTTGGAGGAGTCGTATGGTGTTACCGTTCAACATTTATCTCGGGGACAATAAAATTTGCTGCAGCTCAAACCGGAACCATTAACCATGAACGCAGAGCAGCGGCAACATTTGCTAATCAAGAATCAATTGTACTTGCACCGTTTGCAGGGAAGGTGCAATACATAGGAGAAGATGGTCAGAGGATAAGACGCGGAGAGCCGGTGGCTACGGTTCTACCGGAAGGGGCGGCTCCCGGAACAAAAGAATATGCCCAGAACATGACCATAACGGCGGCTATGGGTGGGCTGTTTTTTCGCCAAAGTGATGGTTTAGAATCCATTTTGACGGGCCAAAACTTGATCACGATGGATCTTAATAAATTATTAACTCAGCCGGCCACTGTTAAAATGGGTGTAGAAACAGTACAAGCAGGGGAAGTTATCGGTAAAATAGTGAATAATCTCATTCCTACCGTAGCCTTTCTTGAACTGCCAGATATTGATGGACTTACTGATGGCAAATCCATACGTCTGACGGTTGGAACTCAGACGGTCAGTGCGAAAATATTACGAAGATCAGACCAACCTAAGGGAGTTATCGTACAATTTCCTCACTATATCGATGGGACAGGGCTTCAAAGACGCCAAGAAGTGAGCTGGATTTACCGTTCGCCGACAAATGGAGTTCTTATTCCAAAAACTGCCCTTTGGACAAAGGGGGAGGAACTGGGAGCGTTTGTCTGGAGTGAGGGGGTTGTGCAGTTTCGCAAGGTGAAAGTTCTTGACGAAGATGATGAATGGGCCTGCATTGAAAATCTGCCGAGCGGTATCCCCGTGGTAACAACTCCCCGTGATGGACTAGAGGGATTAGCAGCCAAAGTAAAAAATATCTAG
- a CDS encoding HAMP domain-containing sensor histidine kinase, producing MSIKWRITGLFLGMTGLSLLLFWIGESARLASGGQRTEIGVIILALLLPAGVVYFFTSQLTRRMEKLHFATQRIARGDFGQIDLSDSTDELGQFTVELNSLSRHVERIVQNGTQQAHKMEAILAGMQEGVVAVDHVGRVVLVNAAAERIFAREGTVRELGYLLELTYDSELEQLTRKVLSGQPSAMKELQIAQRTVQSKINPILTEQGQSRGAVIVFHDVTDLRRLEKMRTDFVANVSHELRTPLTSIKGFVETLLDGAADDPSLRDRFLKIIQAETLRLQRLIEDLLTLAHIEGQGNRSEVRLSNVSYVQQAYNKIKPVIQSVAQAKGIQVEVDLPDNLPPLFISEDLLSQLLLNLLENAVKYTASGRVWLHVQTAPNHLCLEFGDTGCGIPEDILPRIFERFYRVDRARSREQGGTGLGLSIVKHIVEGIGGTISVNSELGVGTVFTCHLPRAI from the coding sequence ATGAGTATAAAATGGAGAATAACTGGTCTATTTTTAGGTATGACAGGGCTTTCTCTATTGCTTTTTTGGATAGGAGAAAGTGCGAGGCTGGCATCTGGAGGACAACGAACTGAAATAGGGGTCATTATTCTTGCCCTGCTTCTACCTGCTGGAGTTGTCTATTTCTTCACCAGCCAATTAACCCGGCGAATGGAGAAGCTACACTTTGCTACCCAGCGAATTGCCCGTGGAGACTTTGGACAAATTGATCTATCAGATTCCACAGATGAACTAGGACAATTTACAGTGGAGCTTAACAGCCTTTCCCGCCATGTCGAAAGAATTGTTCAGAATGGAACCCAGCAAGCTCACAAGATGGAAGCAATTCTAGCGGGGATGCAAGAGGGTGTTGTGGCGGTAGATCATGTGGGGCGGGTCGTCTTAGTAAATGCTGCGGCGGAAAGAATTTTTGCAAGAGAAGGCACGGTTAGAGAATTAGGATATCTGTTAGAGCTGACCTATGATTCGGAATTGGAACAGCTAACCCGTAAGGTGCTTTCCGGGCAACCTTCAGCAATGAAAGAATTGCAGATCGCCCAAAGAACTGTGCAAAGCAAGATTAATCCCATATTAACCGAGCAGGGGCAATCAAGAGGTGCAGTTATAGTTTTTCATGATGTGACAGATTTACGCCGGCTCGAAAAAATGCGAACCGACTTTGTCGCCAATGTTTCTCATGAATTGAGAACCCCATTGACTTCTATTAAAGGGTTCGTAGAAACACTCCTTGATGGGGCCGCAGATGACCCATCCTTACGGGACCGATTTTTAAAAATAATCCAGGCAGAAACTTTGCGTTTACAGCGTCTCATTGAGGATCTGCTGACTCTGGCTCATATTGAAGGGCAAGGAAATCGCTCGGAAGTGAGACTCAGCAATGTGTCTTACGTACAACAAGCGTATAATAAAATTAAACCAGTCATTCAAAGTGTCGCTCAGGCTAAAGGAATTCAGGTGGAAGTTGATCTTCCCGATAACCTGCCGCCGCTCTTTATAAGTGAGGATTTATTGAGCCAACTTCTGCTCAATCTCTTAGAAAATGCAGTTAAATATACAGCTTCAGGTCGTGTCTGGCTGCATGTACAAACTGCGCCAAACCATCTTTGCTTGGAATTTGGAGACACGGGTTGCGGCATACCGGAGGATATTTTACCAAGAATCTTTGAGCGGTTCTATCGAGTGGACAGGGCACGTTCCCGGGAACAAGGCGGAACAGGGCTTGGGCTCAGTATCGTCAAACATATCGTGGAAGGCATAGGCGGAACTATTAGCGTGAATTCTGAGCTAGGGGTTGGAACTGTTTTTACATGCCATTTGCCAAGAGCTATATAG